In one window of Leptospira sp. WS92.C1 DNA:
- a CDS encoding ATP-binding protein has translation MEPKKEKTHTFPNDLSELSKVREEVRNFLGDECGDLLRGRLVFALDEAITNVIEHGFPDQNVSNVELRMRKNKNTWHFTITDEGIPFDPTLKKSDTWKELFETGADGGFGLRSLKKIMTVRYRRLKRPARNRLILIHSRKENDSQ, from the coding sequence ATGGAGCCAAAAAAGGAAAAAACTCATACGTTTCCGAACGATCTTTCCGAACTTTCCAAGGTTCGGGAGGAGGTCCGAAATTTTTTGGGAGACGAATGTGGAGATTTATTAAGGGGAAGACTCGTATTTGCTTTGGACGAGGCTATCACAAACGTCATCGAACACGGATTTCCCGATCAGAATGTGTCTAACGTGGAGCTAAGGATGCGTAAGAACAAAAATACGTGGCACTTTACGATCACCGACGAAGGAATCCCGTTTGATCCTACTTTAAAAAAAAGTGATACTTGGAAGGAGCTTTTTGAGACGGGAGCCGACGGAGGTTTCGGTTTGAGATCACTTAAAAAAATCATGACTGTCCGTTACAGACGCCTGAAACGTCCCGCGCGTAATCGTCTCATCTTAATTCACTCCAGAAAAGAAAATGATTCCCAGTAA
- a CDS encoding STAS domain-containing protein: MAAFTIQEKKEGDLLVLQIHGEIDAKTAPELKLKLESSIGNGATRIVCDLSGVSYIASAGIGVLNSILKFLKEKSGELVFSNIKKEVRDTMDLMYFTKKIRVFETVKDALAGF; this comes from the coding sequence ATGGCAGCATTCACGATTCAGGAAAAAAAAGAAGGGGATTTATTGGTTCTTCAAATTCACGGAGAAATCGACGCCAAAACCGCGCCCGAACTCAAATTGAAGTTGGAATCTTCGATCGGAAACGGGGCGACTCGAATCGTATGCGATCTTTCCGGAGTTTCCTATATCGCTTCCGCGGGAATCGGAGTTTTGAATTCCATTCTTAAATTCTTAAAGGAAAAATCGGGCGAGCTGGTTTTTTCAAACATCAAAAAAGAAGTCCGGGATACGATGGATCTTATGTATTTTACAAAAAAGATTCGTGTTTTTGAAACCGTAAAGGACGCGTTAGCCGGATTTTAA
- a CDS encoding RNA polymerase sigma factor encodes MALLEQFYRRERRKILAWIRYRVADPEEAEDLLQESFVSALGEMNAAGEIENIIAYTYSVLRNKIKDWYRKRKSEQYRHSVLGEEFSLDLFLPDTGPNPEKQFYRFLLLEELALAIEELPLEQKFAFVQNTFEGKTFLELSQETGIPEGTLSARKTYAKEFLNRRLKDLKFLFLENF; translated from the coding sequence TTGGCTTTATTGGAACAATTTTATCGCAGGGAAAGAAGAAAGATTCTCGCCTGGATCCGATACAGAGTCGCGGACCCGGAAGAGGCGGAAGATTTGCTTCAGGAATCTTTCGTATCTGCTCTCGGCGAAATGAACGCGGCCGGTGAGATCGAAAATATAATCGCTTATACATATTCTGTGTTACGGAATAAGATCAAGGATTGGTATCGGAAACGAAAATCCGAACAATATCGTCATTCTGTGTTAGGCGAAGAATTCAGCTTGGATTTGTTTCTTCCCGATACGGGTCCCAATCCGGAGAAGCAATTTTATCGATTTCTTCTTTTGGAGGAATTGGCCTTGGCGATCGAAGAACTTCCTTTGGAGCAAAAGTTCGCCTTTGTTCAAAATACTTTTGAAGGAAAGACCTTTCTGGAACTTTCCCAGGAAACCGGAATTCCGGAAGGAACGCTTTCCGCTCGTAAAACCTATGCAAAGGAATTTTTGAATCGAAGGCTTAAGGATTTAAAATTTTTATTTCTCGAAAATTTTTAG
- a CDS encoding putative toxin-antitoxin system toxin component, PIN family: MSSKDINQILNHLRKGVKILNPAGDPPTSCSDPDDNHILHITEYSKSQMIITGDNDLLKMVPYKSIEIISPREYKIRFLL; the protein is encoded by the coding sequence ATGTCCTCTAAAGATATAAACCAGATTTTAAATCATTTGCGAAAAGGGGTTAAAATCCTGAACCCGGCCGGTGATCCGCCGACTTCCTGTTCCGATCCGGATGACAACCACATTCTACATATAACAGAATATTCGAAATCACAAATGATCATCACAGGAGATAATGATTTACTAAAAATGGTTCCGTATAAATCGATTGAAATCATTTCACCCAGAGAATATAAGATTCGATTTTTGTTGTAA
- a CDS encoding NAD-dependent epimerase/dehydratase family protein, translating to MKIFITGASGFVGEAATRILSKNHTVKAMSRSEKTDLVIRNAGGEPIRSELNAVHPDFLKGIDVVIHSAAYVEQWGPFQDFWKVNVEGTAQLLEASRKAGVKRFIFIGTEAALFYGQPMIDIDESYPYPKNSPFPYSKTKAEAERLVLKANSPEMQTISIRPRLIWGPGDKTVLPVLLKMISEGNFSWIDQGKALTNTTHIQNLVHAIELALTKGNGGKAYFITDGEIFKFRNFLTSLLLTQKVTAPDRSVPGWLARFLARILEGVWKLFRIKNEPPLTRFSANIMSRDCTIKIDNAKKDLGYDPILTVRQGLSEMPVL from the coding sequence ATGAAGATTTTCATCACAGGGGCGTCCGGTTTTGTCGGAGAAGCGGCGACTCGGATTCTTTCTAAAAATCATACCGTAAAGGCGATGTCCCGATCCGAAAAAACTGATTTGGTCATCCGCAATGCCGGGGGAGAACCCATCCGTTCCGAACTCAACGCGGTCCATCCCGATTTTTTAAAGGGAATCGACGTCGTCATTCATAGCGCCGCTTATGTGGAACAGTGGGGACCGTTTCAGGATTTTTGGAAGGTCAATGTGGAAGGAACAGCCCAACTTTTGGAAGCGTCCCGAAAGGCCGGTGTCAAACGATTTATTTTTATCGGAACCGAAGCTGCACTCTTTTATGGACAGCCGATGATTGATATCGACGAGTCGTATCCGTATCCGAAAAATTCTCCCTTTCCGTATTCTAAAACAAAGGCTGAGGCAGAGAGGCTTGTCTTAAAAGCGAATTCTCCGGAGATGCAGACGATCTCGATCCGTCCCCGTCTGATTTGGGGTCCCGGCGATAAGACGGTTCTCCCGGTTCTTTTAAAAATGATAAGCGAAGGGAATTTTTCCTGGATCGATCAAGGAAAGGCGCTCACCAACACGACTCATATCCAAAATCTCGTTCACGCGATCGAATTGGCTCTGACCAAAGGAAACGGCGGAAAGGCTTACTTTATCACGGACGGAGAAATATTCAAATTTCGTAATTTTCTTACTTCTCTTCTGCTAACTCAAAAAGTAACGGCTCCCGATCGTTCGGTTCCGGGTTGGCTCGCGAGATTTTTAGCGAGAATTTTGGAAGGAGTCTGGAAGTTGTTTAGAATCAAAAACGAACCTCCGTTGACTCGTTTTAGCGCAAACATCATGTCCAGAGATTGTACGATCAAAATCGACAACGCGAAAAAGGATCTTGGATACGATCCGATTCTTACGGTTCGTCAGGGACTTTCCGAAATGCCGGTTCTTTAG
- a CDS encoding RNA polymerase sigma factor, which produces MNPFIEEKYPLPEELSILNLAKQGDSKAIEKILKAHQALIYNVILRMVYDPDQAADITQDILIKVMQELPSFRGESRLGTWIYRIAVNHALRIKKTEAETMITDFTQYGKDLDSIENTRFTQKKVEAIERKLLIEEAKIGCMMGMLLCLNREQRIVFILGEIFSVSDAIGSELLKISRANFRKKLSRARKDLYQFMNEKCGLVNKKNPCRCSRKTKGFIRLGIVNPKELKFSERSLANIKTYAPKKSDDFDEYIEPKYAELYRNHKFLIPPNLIKNIRSMFQDRKFREIFNLLQEDEIDGADPR; this is translated from the coding sequence ATGAATCCTTTTATAGAAGAAAAATACCCGCTTCCCGAAGAGCTTTCCATTTTGAATCTTGCAAAACAAGGAGATTCGAAGGCGATCGAAAAAATTCTCAAAGCTCATCAAGCTTTGATTTACAATGTCATTCTGAGAATGGTTTACGATCCGGATCAGGCGGCGGATATCACTCAGGATATTCTGATCAAAGTGATGCAAGAGCTACCTTCGTTTCGCGGAGAAAGTAGGCTCGGAACCTGGATCTATAGAATCGCGGTCAATCATGCGTTACGGATCAAAAAAACCGAAGCGGAAACCATGATCACCGATTTCACACAGTATGGAAAGGATTTGGATTCGATAGAAAATACGCGTTTTACTCAAAAAAAAGTGGAAGCGATCGAACGCAAATTGCTTATCGAAGAGGCTAAGATCGGTTGTATGATGGGAATGCTGCTTTGTTTAAATCGAGAGCAGAGAATCGTATTTATCTTAGGAGAAATTTTTTCGGTAAGTGATGCGATCGGAAGCGAACTTCTCAAGATATCGAGGGCTAATTTTAGAAAAAAACTTTCCAGAGCGCGGAAAGATCTCTACCAATTTATGAACGAGAAATGCGGATTGGTAAATAAAAAAAATCCGTGTAGATGTTCGCGTAAAACAAAAGGTTTTATCCGATTGGGAATCGTAAATCCGAAAGAATTAAAATTCTCGGAACGGTCGTTGGCAAATATCAAAACGTATGCTCCTAAAAAATCGGATGATTTCGACGAATATATCGAACCGAAGTATGCGGAGTTATACCGAAATCATAAATTTTTAATTCCTCCGAATTTGATAAAAAATATCCGCTCTATGTTTCAAGATCGAAAATTTCGAGAAATTTTTAATCTTTTACAGGAAGATGAGATCGATGGGGCCGATCCGAGATAG
- a CDS encoding antibiotic biosynthesis monooxygenase, protein MNSTYKQKSGANSGIIIEWAPFELLEGTEETLLLAASAVLQSDFLDKQEGFIKRELLKGNGNHWVDMVYWQNRESAERAMENVASSPACLAYFKLMAETDHNDLHADVSHFISKCVYGTS, encoded by the coding sequence ATGAATTCGACTTATAAGCAAAAAAGCGGGGCAAATTCTGGTATCATAATCGAATGGGCGCCCTTCGAACTTTTAGAGGGAACAGAGGAGACTCTTCTGTTGGCGGCTTCGGCTGTACTTCAATCCGATTTTTTAGACAAACAGGAAGGGTTTATCAAACGAGAACTTTTAAAAGGAAACGGAAATCACTGGGTGGATATGGTATACTGGCAAAATCGGGAATCCGCGGAACGTGCGATGGAAAACGTTGCGTCGAGTCCGGCTTGTTTGGCGTATTTTAAACTGATGGCGGAAACCGACCATAACGATCTTCATGCAGATGTTTCCCATTTTATCAGTAAATGCGTTTATGGAACAAGTTGA
- a CDS encoding FMN-binding negative transcriptional regulator, translated as MYIPKAFEETDENKLISFIRENPFGILVSGSDSSLEASHLVFHSEKNLSGTLFLFGHFAKANDHWKKIKEPVLVIFPGSHCYVSPSWYGESRSVPTWNYTAVHATGVLTFLDDLQTKERMIQLVSSYEPDSEWRLDFQDSYFQNLIKGITAFQIEVTKLEGKFKLSQNKSVEMQTRVANKLATMPDDDSKTIARWMRENLEKKIFD; from the coding sequence ATGTATATCCCAAAGGCATTTGAAGAAACCGACGAAAACAAACTGATTTCTTTTATCCGAGAAAATCCTTTTGGCATTTTAGTTTCAGGATCGGATTCATCCCTGGAGGCAAGTCATCTCGTCTTTCATTCGGAGAAAAATTTATCGGGCACGTTATTTCTCTTTGGTCATTTTGCAAAAGCAAACGATCATTGGAAAAAAATCAAAGAACCGGTACTTGTGATTTTTCCGGGGTCTCACTGTTATGTTTCCCCTTCCTGGTATGGAGAATCCCGTTCCGTTCCCACTTGGAATTATACAGCGGTTCATGCGACCGGTGTTCTCACGTTTCTCGATGATCTTCAAACCAAGGAAAGAATGATCCAACTGGTATCGTCTTACGAACCCGATTCCGAATGGAGATTGGATTTTCAAGATTCCTATTTTCAGAATCTGATCAAAGGAATTACGGCCTTTCAAATCGAAGTCACAAAGTTGGAGGGGAAATTCAAGCTCAGCCAAAATAAGTCCGTGGAGATGCAAACTCGTGTTGCAAACAAACTTGCAACGATGCCGGATGATGATTCCAAAACGATCGCTCGTTGGATGCGGGAGAATTTGGAGAAGAAAATTTTTGATTGA